In Nocardioides faecalis, the following proteins share a genomic window:
- the glmS gene encoding glutamine--fructose-6-phosphate transaminase (isomerizing) — protein MCGIVGYIGPRAAQQVVLDGLRRLEYRGYDSAGIAVVADGALTVRKRAGKLANLEKVLDESPLPDAHIGIGHTRWATHGQPNDVNAHPHTGATRRIALVHNGIIENFADLRLRIEADNHELTSETDTEIVAHLLELQVRSGIDLTTAMQRVCQQLEGAFTLVAIDNADPETVVAARRNSPLVVGLGDGENFLGSDVAAFIEFTREALELGQDQIVVMTREAVQVTDFAGSPVEARRFHVDWDLSAAEKDGYDWFMRKEIFEQPHAVADSLLGRRDAEGRLQLDEMRLADEELRDIDKIIIIACGTSFYAGMVAKYAIEHWTRTPVEVELASEFRYRDPIIDSTTLVVAISQSGETADTLQAIMHARAQRAKVLAICNTNGASIPRESDAVIYTHAGPEIGVASTKGLLTQLVACYLLALYIAQVKGTRYGDEIEDIMAQLEAMPDHIRTVLDGAEQVYELARAHVGTRSVLFLGRHAGYPVALEGALKLKELAYIHAEGFAAGELKHGPIALIEDGLPVLCVVPPRGRDHLHEKMLSGIQEVRARGARTICLAEAGDTSIEPYADHLIRLPKVPVLLQPLVACVPLQLFACELATAMGHDVDQPRNLAKSVTVE, from the coding sequence ATGTGCGGGATCGTCGGTTACATCGGACCCAGGGCGGCCCAGCAGGTCGTCCTCGACGGCCTGCGTCGACTCGAGTACCGCGGCTATGACTCCGCCGGTATCGCGGTGGTCGCCGACGGCGCGCTCACGGTGCGCAAACGGGCCGGCAAGCTGGCGAACCTGGAGAAGGTGCTCGACGAGTCTCCGCTGCCCGACGCCCACATCGGCATCGGACACACCCGCTGGGCCACCCACGGCCAGCCCAACGACGTCAACGCGCACCCGCACACCGGCGCCACCCGCCGCATCGCGCTCGTGCACAACGGCATCATCGAGAACTTCGCCGACCTTCGGCTGCGGATCGAGGCCGACAACCACGAGCTGACCTCGGAGACCGACACCGAGATCGTCGCGCACCTGCTCGAGCTGCAGGTGCGCTCCGGCATCGACCTGACGACCGCGATGCAGCGGGTCTGCCAGCAGCTCGAGGGCGCCTTCACGCTGGTCGCCATCGACAACGCGGACCCCGAGACCGTCGTCGCCGCTCGCCGCAACTCGCCCCTGGTGGTCGGCCTCGGCGACGGCGAGAACTTCCTCGGCTCCGACGTCGCGGCGTTCATCGAGTTCACCCGCGAGGCGCTCGAGCTGGGTCAGGACCAGATCGTGGTGATGACCCGGGAGGCGGTCCAGGTCACCGACTTCGCCGGCAGCCCCGTCGAGGCGCGCCGCTTCCACGTCGACTGGGACCTCTCCGCGGCGGAGAAGGACGGCTACGACTGGTTCATGCGCAAGGAGATCTTCGAGCAGCCGCACGCGGTCGCCGACTCCCTGCTCGGCCGGCGTGACGCCGAGGGCCGCCTGCAGCTGGACGAGATGCGGCTCGCGGACGAGGAGCTGCGCGACATCGACAAGATCATCATCATCGCCTGCGGCACCTCGTTCTACGCCGGGATGGTGGCCAAGTACGCCATCGAGCACTGGACCCGGACGCCGGTGGAGGTCGAGCTGGCCTCGGAGTTCCGCTACCGCGACCCGATCATCGACTCCACCACCCTGGTCGTCGCGATCAGTCAGTCGGGGGAGACCGCTGACACGCTGCAGGCGATCATGCACGCCCGCGCGCAGCGCGCGAAGGTGCTCGCGATCTGCAACACCAACGGCGCCTCGATCCCGCGTGAGTCCGACGCGGTGATCTACACCCACGCGGGCCCGGAGATCGGCGTCGCCTCCACCAAGGGGCTGCTCACCCAGCTGGTGGCCTGCTACCTGCTCGCGCTCTACATCGCGCAGGTCAAGGGCACCCGCTACGGCGACGAGATCGAGGACATCATGGCGCAGCTGGAGGCCATGCCGGACCACATCCGCACGGTCCTCGACGGCGCCGAGCAGGTCTACGAGCTGGCCCGCGCCCACGTCGGCACCCGGTCGGTGCTGTTCCTGGGCCGCCACGCCGGCTACCCGGTCGCGCTGGAAGGGGCGCTCAAGCTCAAGGAGCTCGCCTACATCCACGCCGAGGGTTTCGCCGCCGGCGAGCTCAAGCACGGCCCGATCGCCCTCATCGAGGACGGGCTGCCCGTGCTCTGTGTCGTGCCGCCGCGCGGCCGCGACCACCTGCACGAGAAGATGCTCTCGGGCATCCAGGAGGTCCGCGCCCGCGGCGCCCGGACGATCTGCCTGGCCGAGGCCGGCGACACCTCCATCGAGCCGTACGCCGACCACCTGATCCGGCTGCCGAAGGTGCCCGTGCTGCTGCAGCCGCTGGTCGCCTGCGTGCCGCTGCAGCTGTTCGCCTGCGAGCTGGCCACCGCGATGGGCCACGACGTGGACCAGCCGCGGAACCTGGCCAAGTCCGTCACGGTCGAGTAG